The Fibrobacter sp. UWB5 genome has a window encoding:
- a CDS encoding FISUMP domain-containing protein, translated as MKILRGVLFIGVLALGATTAFAQPELRDAIDNGDIATAQKIVKKGAAEEIYCGKLSPTDAVKVYEKIFKAMPYESFSNCQSQFSYGYGTKVCANAKAMDACTEVISYLLLEGESGNTKALETLESVAKVALKTKGYSKPVKVDADTSIWVPCPKKKGEARDKCIEECYEKAGSLRDTIREAACATKPEHFVDTTIKVKVPSPLYEKLRKGLLEGYWKTPKSAAEKYSKIMQASAKALSIPDTAIINLAYVNRWADKHKADSTALPGGELFRFCTSWQPAVDSILGAKEFETRCPVFESFVDNRDGQTYRVKEINGTRWFVQNLNFAIEENSMCYDREEENCATYGRLYTHEAALTACPEGTRLATDDDWKMLEIYAGGANEAAVRLRSNGSDDYAFTAMFGGYANKNGISVIQGEGAYFWTSKDVGDGRGIARSMFNTDKEVSAIPVDKKFWLSVRCVVNAAPAEESAPAAVE; from the coding sequence ATGAAAATTCTTAGAGGTGTATTGTTTATAGGGGTTCTTGCTTTGGGCGCGACAACTGCTTTTGCCCAGCCGGAACTTCGCGATGCTATTGATAATGGCGATATTGCAACCGCCCAGAAAATCGTAAAAAAGGGCGCTGCCGAAGAAATCTATTGCGGCAAGCTTTCGCCTACCGATGCCGTCAAGGTTTACGAAAAGATCTTCAAGGCCATGCCTTACGAATCGTTCTCGAATTGCCAATCGCAATTCTCTTACGGTTACGGCACCAAGGTCTGCGCCAATGCCAAGGCCATGGATGCATGTACCGAGGTGATTTCGTACCTGCTTTTGGAAGGCGAATCGGGCAATACGAAGGCTCTTGAAACTTTGGAATCGGTGGCCAAGGTCGCCCTGAAGACGAAGGGCTATTCCAAGCCGGTCAAGGTTGATGCCGACACGAGCATTTGGGTGCCTTGCCCCAAGAAGAAGGGCGAAGCCCGTGACAAGTGCATTGAAGAATGCTATGAAAAGGCCGGCAGCCTGCGCGATACCATTCGCGAAGCTGCTTGCGCTACCAAGCCGGAACACTTTGTCGATACGACTATCAAGGTGAAGGTTCCTTCTCCGCTTTATGAAAAGCTCCGTAAGGGCTTGCTCGAAGGTTACTGGAAGACTCCGAAGAGCGCTGCTGAAAAGTATTCCAAGATCATGCAGGCCTCTGCCAAGGCTCTCTCGATTCCGGATACGGCGATCATTAACCTAGCTTACGTGAATCGCTGGGCCGACAAGCACAAGGCCGACTCTACGGCGCTCCCGGGTGGCGAACTCTTCCGTTTCTGCACGTCTTGGCAGCCGGCGGTGGACTCTATCTTGGGTGCCAAGGAATTTGAAACCCGTTGCCCGGTGTTCGAATCGTTCGTGGACAATCGCGATGGCCAGACTTACAGGGTTAAGGAAATCAATGGCACGCGCTGGTTTGTGCAGAATCTGAACTTTGCGATTGAAGAAAACTCCATGTGCTATGACCGCGAAGAAGAAAATTGCGCTACTTACGGCCGCCTGTATACGCATGAGGCTGCTTTGACGGCTTGCCCCGAAGGCACTCGTCTTGCAACCGATGACGATTGGAAAATGCTTGAAATTTATGCCGGTGGTGCAAATGAAGCGGCAGTCCGCCTGCGTAGCAATGGCTCTGATGATTATGCCTTTACGGCCATGTTCGGTGGCTACGCCAACAAGAACGGCATCTCGGTGATTCAGGGCGAAGGTGCTTATTTCTGGACGAGCAAGGATGTGGGTGACGGTCGCGGTATTGCACGCTCCATGTTCAACACCGACAAAGAAGTGTCTGCTATTCCGGTTGACAAAAAGTTCTGGCTCTCTGTGCGCTGCGTCGTGAATGCGGCTCCTGCAGAAGAATCCGCTCCCGCTGCTGTTGAATGA
- a CDS encoding TlpA disulfide reductase family protein, translating to MVCTLLLALAFSFSACGQEHFQTAPTKIEDFKGKLLDGGISTYQAEKGTVTLIALTASWCPGCRAELPLLKKLDEEFADKGFKILMVNEDDSPKIGAKYNKAAGINWTTFHWNYDMMNVLGNPGVIPVTYLVNAQDSIVKINVGEFDEKQMRKLIEKALKQ from the coding sequence GTGGTTTGCACGTTGCTTTTGGCACTTGCATTCTCGTTTTCTGCATGCGGGCAGGAACACTTCCAAACCGCCCCCACCAAAATCGAAGATTTCAAAGGCAAACTCCTTGACGGAGGCATCTCCACCTACCAAGCCGAAAAGGGAACCGTCACCTTAATCGCACTGACCGCATCGTGGTGCCCCGGCTGCCGCGCCGAGCTTCCGCTCCTCAAAAAACTTGACGAAGAATTTGCCGACAAGGGTTTCAAGATTCTGATGGTGAACGAAGACGACTCCCCCAAAATCGGCGCCAAGTACAACAAGGCCGCAGGCATCAATTGGACCACATTCCACTGGAATTACGACATGATGAACGTTCTCGGAAATCCGGGCGTGATTCCTGTGACTTATCTTGTAAACGCACAAGACAGCATCGTGAAAATCAACGTCGGTGAATTCGACGAAAAACAGATGCGAAAGTTAATCGAGAAAGCCCTTAAGCAATAG
- the pflB gene encoding formate C-acetyltransferase — MSEAWKGFEGGRWQEEINVRDFIQRNYTAYEGGKEFLAGPTDATEKLWGELQKLQAEERKKGGVLDMDTDIVSSITSHKPGYISESLKDLEKVVGLQTDKPLKRAFMPFGGIKMAEESCLQYGYKPSADLHKIFTDYHKTHNQAVFDCYTPEIRAVRKAHLLTGLPDTYGRGRIVGDYRRVALYGIDYIIQQKQNDLAHVGDGTMTDDVIRLREEVAEQIKALKAMKVMAQSYGFDISKPATNAREAFQWLYFGYLSAIKTQNGAAMSVGRISTFLDIYIERDLKNGVLTESEAQELVDHMVMKFRMVKFARIESYNQLFSGDPVWATLEVGGMGQDGRPMVTKNDFRFLHTLENMGPSPEPNLTVLYTKRLPENFKEYAAFISVTTSSIQYENDDVMRPVWGDDYSICCCVSATQTGKEMQFFGARANLAKALLYAINGGKDEEAGLVPGMQIGPELAPITGDVLNYDEVMHKYDIMLEWLAGIYVNTLNLIHYMHDKYYYEAAELALIDTDVRRTFATGIAGFSHVVDSLCAIKYAKVSVVRGENGLVKDFKIEGDFPKYGNDDDRADEIAVWLLKEFIAKIKKHHTYRGAEPTTSILTITSNVVYGKATGALPDGRPAHAPFAPGANPSYGAEKNGLLASLNSVAKLPYEYALDGISNTQTISPNALGHSDDERAQKLVTVMDGYFAQGAHHLNVNVFGVEKLLDAQAHPEKPEYANFTIRVSGYAVKFLSLTKEQQDDVISRTCHGVL, encoded by the coding sequence ATGAGCGAAGCATGGAAAGGCTTTGAGGGCGGACGTTGGCAAGAAGAGATTAACGTACGCGACTTTATTCAACGCAACTACACCGCATACGAAGGCGGCAAGGAATTTTTGGCAGGCCCGACAGACGCCACCGAAAAACTCTGGGGCGAACTCCAGAAGCTGCAGGCCGAAGAACGCAAGAAGGGCGGCGTGCTCGATATGGACACCGACATCGTTTCGAGCATCACGAGCCATAAGCCGGGCTACATCAGCGAAAGCCTCAAGGACCTGGAAAAGGTCGTGGGTCTCCAGACCGACAAGCCGCTGAAGCGCGCCTTCATGCCGTTCGGCGGCATCAAGATGGCCGAAGAATCTTGCCTGCAGTACGGCTACAAGCCGAGCGCTGACCTCCACAAGATCTTTACCGACTACCACAAGACCCACAACCAGGCTGTGTTCGACTGCTACACTCCGGAAATTCGCGCCGTCCGCAAGGCCCACTTGCTGACCGGTCTTCCGGACACTTACGGTCGTGGCCGTATCGTGGGTGACTACCGCCGCGTAGCCCTTTACGGTATCGACTACATCATCCAGCAGAAGCAGAACGACCTCGCCCACGTGGGTGACGGCACCATGACCGACGATGTGATTCGCCTCCGCGAAGAAGTCGCCGAACAGATCAAGGCCCTTAAGGCCATGAAGGTGATGGCTCAGAGCTACGGTTTCGACATTTCGAAGCCGGCTACCAACGCCCGCGAAGCCTTCCAGTGGCTCTACTTCGGTTACCTCTCTGCCATCAAGACGCAGAACGGTGCCGCCATGAGCGTTGGCCGTATTTCGACCTTCCTCGACATTTATATCGAACGTGACCTCAAGAACGGCGTGCTTACCGAAAGCGAAGCCCAGGAACTCGTGGACCACATGGTCATGAAGTTCCGCATGGTCAAGTTCGCCCGTATCGAATCTTACAACCAGCTCTTCAGCGGCGACCCGGTGTGGGCCACCCTCGAAGTCGGCGGTATGGGCCAGGATGGCCGCCCGATGGTCACCAAGAACGACTTCCGTTTCTTGCACACCCTCGAAAACATGGGCCCGTCTCCGGAACCCAACCTCACCGTTCTCTACACCAAGCGCCTCCCTGAAAACTTCAAGGAATACGCCGCCTTCATTTCTGTGACGACCAGCTCGATCCAGTATGAAAACGATGACGTGATGCGCCCGGTTTGGGGTGACGACTACAGCATTTGCTGCTGCGTGTCTGCAACGCAGACCGGTAAGGAAATGCAGTTCTTCGGTGCTCGCGCCAACCTCGCCAAGGCTCTCCTCTACGCTATCAACGGCGGCAAGGATGAAGAAGCCGGTCTCGTGCCCGGCATGCAGATTGGTCCGGAACTCGCTCCGATCACCGGCGACGTGCTGAACTACGACGAAGTGATGCACAAGTACGACATCATGCTCGAATGGCTCGCAGGTATCTACGTGAACACGCTGAACCTGATCCACTACATGCACGACAAGTACTACTACGAAGCTGCTGAACTCGCCCTTATCGATACTGACGTGCGCCGCACGTTTGCAACGGGTATCGCAGGCTTCAGCCACGTGGTCGACAGCCTCTGCGCCATCAAGTACGCAAAGGTCTCCGTCGTTCGCGGCGAAAACGGCCTCGTGAAGGACTTCAAGATCGAAGGCGACTTCCCCAAATACGGCAACGACGACGACCGCGCCGACGAAATTGCAGTCTGGCTCCTCAAGGAATTCATCGCGAAGATCAAGAAGCACCACACCTACCGCGGTGCCGAACCGACCACGTCGATTCTTACGATTACCAGTAACGTTGTTTACGGCAAGGCCACGGGCGCTCTCCCCGATGGTCGTCCGGCTCACGCCCCGTTCGCTCCCGGTGCAAACCCGAGCTACGGCGCCGAAAAGAACGGTCTCCTGGCCTCGCTCAACTCTGTTGCCAAGCTCCCGTACGAATACGCACTCGACGGCATCAGCAACACGCAGACCATCAGCCCGAACGCTCTCGGCCACAGCGACGATGAACGCGCCCAGAAGCTCGTCACCGTCATGGACGGTTACTTCGCCCAGGGCGCCCACCACCTGAACGTGAACGTGTTCGGCGTGGAAAAGTTGCTCGACGCCCAGGCGCACCCGGAAAAGCCCGAATACGCGAACTTCACCATCCGCGTTTCCGGCTACGCTGTCAAGTTCCTCTCGCTCACGAAGGAACAGCAGGACGACGTCATCAGCCGCACCTGCCACGGTGTGTTGTAA
- a CDS encoding family 16 glycosylhydrolase yields the protein MKTKFLLPIIALGLFAACGDDSSSHTPVASDPSAVVDPTQNPTQTDPATNPAVTDPAQTQTDPATTPTDPATTPTDPATDPAVTDPTVTDPTTPTDPATDPAVTPDPTQAGGCKNIVRTNIVAPAMVPEVSATGSYSYYGAEVSGTDQFKYGRFEACMKMVSIPGSVSSMFLYYDDSWKKEEEPWNEIDIEVLGKGGTMWQSNIITREGDPSIKSNTSSESKPLHEFGFDATEGFHLFAMVWTPEYVSWEIDSVEVRRDSIGITRGTHADADQVAFLTENQSLRFNLWASKSAAWVGKFTGDELANGPQVQWIDYVRVYSYDEATKTFTQTWQDDFDGEDLSDHWTAGNWEMERVMLSRDNVVVEGGYCKMLMTREPD from the coding sequence ATGAAAACGAAATTCCTTCTCCCGATTATCGCTCTTGGCCTGTTCGCCGCTTGCGGCGATGACAGCAGCTCTCATACTCCTGTAGCTTCTGATCCGTCCGCTGTGGTGGACCCGACTCAGAATCCGACTCAGACTGATCCTGCAACCAATCCTGCCGTGACTGACCCTGCTCAGACGCAGACTGACCCTGCTACGACCCCGACTGATCCGGCAACGACTCCGACGGATCCTGCAACGGATCCCGCTGTGACCGATCCGACCGTGACTGACCCGACGACTCCGACCGATCCGGCTACGGACCCGGCCGTGACTCCGGACCCGACTCAGGCTGGTGGCTGCAAGAATATTGTTCGCACGAATATCGTTGCTCCGGCAATGGTGCCTGAAGTGAGCGCAACCGGTAGCTACAGCTACTACGGTGCTGAAGTTTCTGGTACGGATCAGTTCAAGTACGGCCGTTTCGAAGCTTGCATGAAGATGGTTTCGATTCCGGGTTCCGTGAGCTCCATGTTCCTTTACTACGATGATTCCTGGAAAAAGGAAGAAGAACCGTGGAACGAAATCGATATTGAAGTGCTCGGCAAGGGCGGTACGATGTGGCAGTCCAACATCATTACCCGCGAAGGCGATCCTTCTATCAAGAGCAACACGTCTTCTGAAAGCAAGCCGCTGCACGAATTTGGTTTCGATGCAACTGAAGGATTCCACTTGTTTGCAATGGTTTGGACTCCGGAATACGTCTCTTGGGAAATCGACAGCGTCGAAGTTCGCCGTGACTCGATTGGCATTACCCGCGGTACTCACGCCGATGCAGACCAGGTTGCCTTCTTGACCGAAAATCAGTCCCTGCGCTTTAACCTGTGGGCATCGAAGAGTGCCGCATGGGTGGGCAAGTTCACTGGCGACGAACTCGCCAACGGACCGCAGGTACAGTGGATTGACTACGTTCGCGTGTACTCCTACGACGAAGCTACCAAGACCTTTACTCAGACCTGGCAGGATGACTTCGATGGCGAAGACCTCTCGGATCACTGGACCGCAGGTAACTGGGAAATGGAACGCGTCATGCTCTCTCGCGATAACGTGGTCGTTGAAGGCGGCTACTGCAAGATGCTCATGACCCGCGAACCGGACTAA
- a CDS encoding type IV pilus twitching motility protein PilT: protein MAYNIQDLLSEMVQRGASDLHITAGAPPLIRLSGKLTPIGEDKLKPDETMRMTYSLMNEGQKKTFEQQKECDFSFGIANLARFRANAYLQRGCVALALRIIPLEIKTFKDLGLPKIMAEFTTRPSGLVLVTGATGSGKSTTLAAMIDKINKERHDHILTVEDPIEFLHKHQGCMINQREVGSDTNSFAQALKMALRQDPDVVLIGEMRDLETIRAALTIAETGHLAFATLHTNSCVQTINRVVDAFPKGEQQTVRTQLSFVLQGVICQTLMPRIGGGRVMAYEVMNVTPGIRALIRDDKVHQIESMIEIGQKFGMNTMNMCLCELVKNHKVDRFDALARSPSPDQLEQLFVKEGV from the coding sequence ATGGCATACAATATTCAAGATCTTCTTTCTGAAATGGTCCAGCGTGGCGCTTCTGACTTGCATATTACCGCAGGTGCGCCTCCTCTCATTCGTCTTTCCGGCAAGCTTACGCCTATTGGCGAAGACAAGCTGAAACCGGACGAAACCATGCGCATGACCTACAGCTTGATGAACGAAGGCCAGAAGAAGACTTTCGAACAGCAGAAGGAATGCGACTTTTCTTTCGGTATTGCAAACCTCGCGCGTTTCCGTGCGAACGCCTATTTGCAGCGCGGTTGCGTGGCTTTGGCCTTGCGTATTATTCCGCTCGAAATCAAGACCTTTAAGGATCTCGGCCTTCCGAAAATCATGGCCGAATTTACGACCCGTCCGTCGGGCCTTGTGCTGGTGACGGGTGCTACCGGTTCCGGTAAGTCCACGACCTTGGCTGCCATGATCGACAAGATCAACAAGGAACGTCACGACCACATTTTGACGGTGGAAGACCCGATCGAATTCTTGCACAAGCACCAGGGCTGTATGATCAACCAGCGTGAAGTCGGTAGCGATACCAACAGCTTTGCCCAGGCGCTTAAGATGGCTCTCCGTCAGGACCCTGACGTGGTGCTTATCGGCGAAATGCGTGACCTTGAAACGATTCGTGCTGCCCTTACCATTGCGGAAACCGGTCACTTGGCTTTTGCAACTTTGCATACCAACTCTTGTGTGCAGACCATTAACCGTGTGGTCGATGCGTTCCCGAAGGGCGAACAGCAGACCGTGCGTACGCAGCTTTCGTTCGTGCTGCAGGGCGTGATATGCCAGACCCTTATGCCGCGTATTGGCGGTGGCCGCGTGATGGCTTACGAAGTCATGAACGTGACGCCGGGTATTCGTGCCCTGATTCGCGATGACAAGGTACACCAGATTGAATCCATGATTGAAATTGGCCAAAAGTTCGGCATGAACACCATGAATATGTGCTTGTGCGAATTGGTGAAGAACCACAAGGTCGACCGTTTCGATGCGCTTGCCCGTTCTCCGAGTCCGGACCAGCTGGAACAGTTGTTTGTGAAAGAAGGCGTGTAA
- the pflA gene encoding pyruvate formate-lyase-activating protein, translating into MLGRINKLETFGSVDGPGVRFVVFVQGCPMRCQFCHNPETWDFKGDKAGAYDISAQDLLKKALRYQSYWGKDGGITVSGGEPLAQMDFLIEFFEAAKAAGVHTCIDTSGVNFVRNEPYFGKFKRLMDATDLLLVDIKNIDSAEHKKLTGHDNKNIIDMFRYLDEIHKPIWIRHVLVPGMSDNDELLIKTREFIDTLHNVEKVEILPYHALALAKYQELGIDYVLKDVKSPSPERIANAKKILGA; encoded by the coding sequence ATGCTCGGACGAATCAATAAATTAGAGACCTTTGGCTCGGTAGACGGCCCCGGAGTGCGTTTTGTCGTGTTTGTGCAAGGCTGTCCCATGCGTTGCCAGTTCTGTCACAACCCCGAAACCTGGGATTTCAAAGGCGACAAAGCCGGAGCATACGACATCTCTGCGCAAGACCTTTTAAAGAAAGCCCTACGCTACCAGAGCTATTGGGGTAAAGACGGCGGCATCACAGTCAGCGGTGGCGAGCCGCTTGCGCAAATGGATTTTCTCATCGAGTTCTTCGAAGCCGCCAAAGCCGCAGGCGTACACACCTGCATCGACACCTCCGGCGTAAACTTTGTTCGTAACGAGCCCTACTTCGGCAAGTTCAAGCGCCTTATGGATGCAACAGACTTGCTCCTCGTCGACATCAAGAACATCGATTCCGCAGAACACAAGAAACTCACCGGCCACGACAACAAGAACATCATCGACATGTTCCGCTACCTGGATGAAATCCACAAACCCATCTGGATCCGCCACGTACTCGTCCCCGGCATGAGCGACAACGACGAACTCCTCATCAAGACGCGCGAATTCATCGACACGCTCCACAACGTCGAAAAAGTCGAAATCCTACCCTACCACGCCCTCGCCCTCGCCAAGTACCAAGAACTCGGCATCGACTACGTGCTCAAAGACGTGAAGTCGCCAAGTCCCGAAAGAATTGCTAACGCAAAAAAAATCCTCGGCGCCTAA
- a CDS encoding type II secretion system F family protein, which produces MAEFLYKATNSQGNNFEGTLEAKDKAEAEALLMRRRLIIVSLKKKPTEIKIKIGSGIKPAEIARFTRMFSSMSSAGLPMLQCLNILENQCENPELKNVVHKITQSINGGSSLADALSQHPKVFSTLYTNMVAAGEAGGILDGILARLAETLENQERLKRKVKKALTYPVMLIIVGILVVIALMTFVVPTFAEQFAALDAELPAPTQAVMGISDFIRDNGAFLFIGAILIIVGFKVAMRVPAAKFAWDGFMLKVPKLGDLQIKSTTASFSRTLGTLLNAGVSIMDSLKVVASTVTNKVVEKGINKIAIGIAGGKSIADPMQETGLFPPMVIQMTGVGEKTGNLGGMLLKLADFYDEEVDAAVDAVVGMMEPLIIVFLGGAVGGLLIAMYMPMFSMGDAVKG; this is translated from the coding sequence ATGGCAGAATTCCTTTACAAGGCGACAAATAGCCAGGGTAACAATTTTGAGGGAACTCTCGAAGCGAAGGACAAGGCTGAAGCTGAAGCGCTCTTGATGCGCAGGCGCCTTATCATTGTAAGCCTCAAGAAGAAACCGACTGAAATCAAGATTAAGATTGGTTCGGGTATTAAGCCTGCAGAAATTGCACGTTTTACCCGTATGTTCTCTTCGATGAGTTCTGCCGGTTTGCCCATGTTGCAGTGCTTGAACATTCTGGAGAACCAGTGTGAAAACCCGGAACTCAAGAATGTGGTCCACAAGATTACGCAGTCCATTAACGGTGGTTCTTCGTTGGCTGACGCTTTGTCCCAACACCCGAAGGTGTTCAGTACCCTGTATACGAACATGGTGGCGGCCGGTGAAGCGGGCGGTATCTTGGATGGTATTTTGGCCCGTTTGGCAGAAACCTTGGAAAACCAGGAACGCTTGAAACGTAAGGTGAAAAAGGCTTTGACCTACCCGGTGATGCTTATTATCGTGGGTATCTTGGTGGTGATTGCCCTTATGACTTTCGTGGTGCCGACCTTTGCTGAACAGTTCGCAGCTTTGGATGCTGAACTCCCGGCGCCGACTCAAGCGGTGATGGGTATTTCTGACTTTATCCGTGATAACGGTGCGTTCCTGTTTATTGGTGCAATCCTCATAATAGTCGGCTTTAAGGTGGCCATGCGCGTGCCTGCGGCCAAGTTTGCCTGGGACGGCTTTATGTTGAAGGTGCCCAAGCTAGGTGACCTTCAGATTAAATCGACCACGGCAAGTTTCTCGAGAACGCTTGGTACTTTGTTGAATGCCGGTGTGTCCATCATGGATTCCTTGAAGGTGGTGGCCTCGACTGTGACGAACAAGGTGGTGGAAAAAGGTATCAACAAGATTGCCATCGGTATTGCAGGCGGTAAGAGCATTGCAGACCCGATGCAGGAAACAGGCCTGTTCCCTCCCATGGTGATTCAGATGACTGGCGTGGGTGAAAAAACCGGTAACCTGGGCGGCATGCTTTTGAAGCTGGCAGACTTCTACGATGAAGAAGTGGACGCTGCAGTGGACGCCGTGGTGGGCATGATGGAACCGTTGATCATCGTGTTCCTCGGCGGTGCTGTCGGTGGCTTGCTGATTGCAATGTATATGCCGATGTTTTCCATGGGCGACGCGGTCAAGGGATAA
- the epmA gene encoding EF-P lysine aminoacylase EpmA: MSFKPTCDRDSWVKRQALMNKVRRFFEGRGVLEVETPTLSNAGGTDPQLDYFEVEGKHFMMTSPEFHMKRLLAAGFGDIFQITKSFRKDEFGAHHNNEFSMVEWYRVGMPQEKLMDEVEALVSEIIGKPINARRTRWIDAFKNYAGVNPLTASGEEFAAACTARDIPLPADGTAMSREDWWDYLMVFAVEPVLAKNGPEFILDYPQSQAALAQTYVGEDGYTWARRFELFVDQVELCNGYTELTDAAEQRRRFAADLEIRRSMNKPQPPIDENFLAALESGMPACSGVALGLDRLFMLAMGKSEIKDVILFPSPIA; encoded by the coding sequence ATGTCTTTCAAACCGACTTGCGACCGCGATTCTTGGGTAAAGCGCCAGGCCTTGATGAATAAGGTGCGTCGCTTCTTTGAAGGTCGCGGAGTGCTCGAAGTGGAAACGCCGACGCTTTCAAATGCGGGCGGTACCGACCCTCAGCTAGACTACTTTGAGGTCGAGGGCAAGCATTTCATGATGACGAGCCCCGAGTTCCATATGAAGCGCTTGCTTGCGGCAGGTTTCGGCGACATTTTCCAGATTACAAAGTCTTTCCGCAAAGATGAATTCGGTGCCCACCATAACAATGAATTCAGCATGGTGGAGTGGTACCGTGTCGGCATGCCGCAAGAAAAGTTGATGGACGAAGTCGAAGCACTCGTTTCTGAAATCATCGGCAAGCCGATTAACGCTCGCCGCACGCGCTGGATTGATGCGTTTAAGAATTACGCCGGCGTGAATCCGCTGACGGCTTCGGGCGAAGAATTTGCCGCGGCCTGTACGGCCCGCGATATTCCGCTACCGGCCGATGGCACGGCCATGTCCCGCGAAGACTGGTGGGATTACCTGATGGTGTTTGCGGTGGAACCGGTACTTGCCAAGAACGGCCCCGAGTTCATTCTGGATTACCCGCAGTCCCAGGCGGCACTTGCGCAAACGTATGTGGGCGAAGACGGCTACACTTGGGCGCGTCGATTCGAACTGTTTGTAGACCAGGTGGAACTTTGCAACGGCTACACGGAACTCACCGATGCGGCAGAACAGCGCAGACGTTTTGCTGCCGACCTTGAAATCCGTCGCAGCATGAACAAACCGCAACCGCCGATTGACGAGAACTTCTTGGCGGCACTTGAATCGGGAATGCCCGCCTGTTCTGGCGTGGCGCTTGGTCTAGACCGATTGTTTATGCTTGCAATGGGAAAGTCCGAAATCAAGGACGTGATACTCTTCCCGAGTCCTATTGCTTAA